A region from the Nostoc sp. HK-01 genome encodes:
- a CDS encoding sugar transporter, with amino-acid sequence MTSTTTRRKSNTFYVILIAGAAALGGFLFGFDTAVINGAVAALSTAFSANSVLTGLAVSLALLGSALGAFYAGKIADRYGRVKAMVVASVLFTISAIGSGIAFGIWDFIFWRLLGGLAVGAASVIAPAYIAECSPSNLRGRLGSLQQLAIVVGIFIALLCDYFIAVSAGSAESPFLFGIAAWRWMFWTEIPPAVLYGMAALMIPESPRYLVAQGREPEAANVLSKIIGGNVLAKIEEIRQTVMREREPQFSDLLRRSGGLLPIVWIGIGISLLQQFVGINVIFYYSSVLWRAVGFSEKDSLTITVITGAVNIITTLVAIAFVDKFGRKPLLILGSIGMTITLGTMASIFGTAPLDAAGNPTLSGSTGIVALVTANLYVFCFGFSWGPVTWVLLGEMFNNKIRAAALSVAAAMQWVANFAVSTSFPPILQYFGLGAAYGLYTTAAAISLFFVLFFIKETKGMELEDM; translated from the coding sequence ATGACATCTACCACAACTCGTCGTAAATCCAACACCTTCTATGTAATTTTAATTGCTGGCGCTGCTGCCCTCGGTGGCTTCTTGTTCGGATTTGATACAGCAGTGATTAACGGTGCAGTTGCAGCTTTATCCACAGCTTTTAGCGCCAATAGCGTACTAACTGGCCTTGCTGTATCCCTGGCATTGTTAGGCTCGGCATTAGGAGCCTTTTATGCGGGCAAAATTGCCGACCGATATGGCCGAGTTAAAGCAATGGTGGTAGCTTCAGTCTTATTTACCATCAGTGCTATTGGTTCTGGGATTGCCTTTGGCATTTGGGATTTTATCTTTTGGCGGCTGTTGGGTGGACTTGCCGTTGGTGCTGCCAGTGTAATTGCCCCTGCTTACATTGCTGAATGTTCTCCTAGCAATTTGCGCGGTAGGTTAGGGTCATTGCAACAACTAGCGATTGTAGTTGGAATTTTCATTGCCCTGCTGTGTGATTACTTTATAGCAGTATCAGCAGGTTCAGCTGAATCTCCCTTTTTGTTCGGGATTGCGGCTTGGCGGTGGATGTTTTGGACAGAGATTCCGCCTGCGGTGTTGTATGGGATGGCCGCTTTAATGATTCCCGAATCGCCTCGCTACTTAGTTGCCCAAGGACGAGAGCCAGAAGCCGCCAATGTTCTCAGTAAAATTATCGGGGGTAACGTCCTCGCCAAAATCGAGGAAATTCGCCAAACAGTCATGCGAGAACGGGAACCGCAATTTTCTGACCTCCTACGCCGGAGTGGCGGACTTCTGCCAATTGTCTGGATTGGTATCGGGATATCTTTACTTCAGCAATTTGTCGGTATTAACGTCATTTTTTACTACAGCAGCGTTTTATGGCGGGCTGTTGGCTTTTCCGAAAAAGATTCCCTCACAATTACAGTCATCACAGGTGCAGTAAATATTATTACTACATTAGTAGCGATCGCCTTCGTCGATAAATTTGGTCGCAAACCCCTATTGATTCTCGGCTCAATTGGTATGACCATTACCTTGGGAACAATGGCATCAATTTTCGGTACTGCGCCACTAGATGCTGCTGGGAACCCAACTCTCAGTGGTAGCACAGGTATTGTTGCTCTTGTTACCGCCAACCTATATGTATTTTGCTTTGGTTTTTCCTGGGGGCCAGTCACCTGGGTATTGTTAGGCGAAATGTTTAATAACAAAATTCGGGCGGCTGCACTTTCTGTGGCGGCGGCGATGCAATGGGTAGCAAATTTCGCTGTTTCCACCTCATTCCCACCCATCCTGCAATATTTCGGCTTGGGTGCAGCCTACGGACTCTATACCACTGCGGCAGCTATCTCACTATTTTTTGTTCTCTTCTTTATTAAGGAAACTAAGGGAATGGAATTAGAAGATATGTAA
- a CDS encoding inner-membrane translocator: MSQTLRPVNNRPSQNSTASRRKSINNFLQVAGILPILVIICILFSLLSPNFFTAGNAVNILRQASINIVLATGMTFVILTGGIDLSVGSILAVSAVVAVLVSLLPALGWLAVPAALLTGLLLGLLNGALITFLDVPPFIVTLGSLTALRGAAFLVANGTTVINRNINFAWIGNSYVGPIPWLVIIALLTVAVSWFVLRQTVLGVQIYAVGGNERAARLTGIKVNRVLLFVYGVSGLLAGLAGIMSASRLYSATGILGQGYELDAIAAVILGGTSFTGGIGTIGGTLLGALIIAVLNNGLTLLNMSYFWQLVVKGLVIIAAVMIDRLRRRSRR, encoded by the coding sequence ATGAGTCAAACCTTAAGACCTGTCAACAATAGACCTAGCCAAAATTCCACAGCCAGTCGGCGTAAATCCATCAATAATTTCTTGCAAGTTGCGGGTATTCTACCGATTTTGGTAATTATCTGCATCTTATTTTCCCTGCTAAGTCCCAACTTTTTCACAGCAGGTAACGCCGTCAACATCTTACGTCAGGCATCAATTAATATTGTCCTGGCAACCGGGATGACATTTGTGATTCTCACTGGTGGGATTGACCTTTCCGTAGGTTCAATCTTGGCTGTATCTGCTGTAGTTGCGGTATTAGTCTCTTTGCTGCCGGCTTTAGGTTGGTTGGCTGTCCCAGCTGCTTTACTGACAGGTTTGCTTTTAGGTTTACTCAACGGTGCCTTAATCACCTTTTTGGATGTACCGCCGTTTATTGTCACCTTGGGTTCATTAACCGCCTTAAGGGGTGCGGCCTTTTTAGTTGCCAATGGTACAACAGTTATTAACCGTAACATCAACTTTGCTTGGATAGGTAATAGCTACGTTGGCCCCATTCCCTGGCTAGTCATCATTGCCCTGTTAACTGTAGCTGTGAGTTGGTTTGTCCTGCGCCAAACTGTTTTAGGTGTGCAGATATATGCAGTAGGTGGTAACGAACGCGCCGCCAGATTAACAGGTATCAAAGTCAATCGCGTCTTGCTATTTGTTTATGGCGTGAGTGGATTGCTGGCAGGTTTAGCCGGAATTATGAGTGCCAGTCGGTTGTATAGTGCCACAGGGATATTAGGACAGGGTTATGAATTAGATGCGATCGCCGCCGTCATCCTCGGTGGCACCAGCTTCACGGGCGGTATCGGCACCATTGGTGGCACACTGTTAGGCGCATTAATTATTGCCGTTCTCAACAATGGTTTGACCCTATTAAATATGTCCTACTTCTGGCAACTAGTCGTGAAAGGACTAGTAATTATTGCCGCAGTCATGATTGATAGACTCCGTAGACGTTCCAGACGTTAG